The DNA segment CAGACGATGATTTTTTACGTATTTTAAATAGTCTTGGAAATGAGCAGGGGTTAATTGTGAAAATTGTCGATATCTTTGATTTCAATGGCAGTTGGTTACCGGGTTTACACCGCTTTGTAGGGAATAACCCAATATTACTAGTGGCGAACAAAGTAGATTTGCTACCTAAATCAGTCAAAAAACATCGCGTGATTAAATGGCTACAACAAGAAGCAAAAAAACTTGGCTTGAAACCAGTTGAAGTGATGTTAGTTAGTGCTCATAAAGGTACGGGAATGGTTGAAGCTATGGAAGCTATAGATCGCCTTCGAGATGGTAAAAATGCTTATGTGGTTGGTTGTACAAACGTCGGAAAGTCAACGTTCATTAATCGTATTATCAAGCAGGTTACAGGTGAAAAAGAAGTGATTACAACTTCTCACTTCCCAGGTACAACACTTGATTTAATTGAAATACCGTTAGACGATAATCAATCTCTTTATGATACGCCAGGGATTATCAATCATCATCAAATGGCTCATTATTTAGATTCATCTGAACTTAAATCAATTATGCCCAAAAATGAAATCAAGCCAAAAATATTCCAGTTAAATGCGGGCCAAACGTTATTTTTAGGCGGTCTAGCTCGATTTGACTTTATTCAAGGTGAACGCTCATCGTTTACAGTTCATATTTCTAATGAATTAAATATTCACCGAACGAAACTTGAAAATGCTGATAGCTTATATGCTGAACATTTAGGCGAAATGCTAGCACCACCATCTACAAAATTTAAAGACAAGTTCCCATCACTTGTGCGTCATGAATTTTCGATTAAAGCAGAGAAGACAGATATTGTGTTTTCAGGTTTAGGGTGGATTACTGTCAATCAACCAAATGTGGTCATAGCAGCATATGCTCCTAAAGGCGTAGAAATACAAATTCGTCCATCGCTAATATAGGGGGCAGCTAACTTGAAAAAATGGTACGCGGTTATCGGTGACCCGATCTCTCATTCAATGTCACCAAGCATGCATAGTAAGTGGTTTTCCGATTTAACAATCGACTCCACTTACATTCCTGTGCAAGTCAAAAAAGAAAAACTAGCCGATGCTGTTCACTCATTAAAATCTTTAGGAGCAAGTGGTTGGAATGTAACGATTCCACATAAAGAAGCCATTTTGCCATTTTTAGATCAAATAGATTCTTCAGCACAACTAATGGGCGCAGTTAATACAGTTGTTGTAGAGGAGAATGGCACATTAACAGGTTACAATACGGATGGCATTGGGTTCGTTAATTCACTAGAAGAAGCAATGGGTTTAAATCTTAAAGAACTGCCTATTTTAATCATTGGTGCTGGTGGAGCAGCAAGAGGAATTGCTTTTGCATTAAAAGAGCAAGGCTATGTAAATCTCTCATGTGCAAACCGCAGTTTTTCAAATGCACAACGTTTAATCACTGATTTGACAAGTGGCCGTGCCCTATCGCTAGAGCAAGCAGAAGTTGAACTGGGAGACTTTAAAATCATCATACAAACAACGCCAGCTGGTATGCTAACAACTAATGTAAACATGCCTTTGTCACTTAAAAATGTAACATCTTCAGCAATTGTTGCAGATATTGTGTATAATCCATTATTGACGCCTTTTTTGGCTGAAGCAAAAGATCGAGGAGCACGTTGTTTGAATGGAGTGGGGATGTTTGTGCACCAAGGAGCATTGTCATTTCAAAAGTGGACAAATCGCAAACCAGATACGAAGCAAACTATAGAGCAAGTCGAACAAATACTAGGAGGTCCACATGTTAACAGGTAAACAAAAACGTTTTTTACGAAGCGAAGCTCATCATTTATCAGCTATTTTTCAAGTTGGAAAAGGTGGAGTAAATGAACATTTAATTAAACATATTGAAGAAGCGATCGAAACTCGTGAATTAATTAAAATCAGCATCTTGCAAAATTGTGAAGATGATAAACAAGAAGTAGCAGAACAATTAGCAAAAGGTACGAAATCAGAACTAGTTCAATTAATTGGTTTAACAATTGTGTTATACAAACCATCAGTAAACAATAGAAAAATCGTGTTACCAACAAGAGGCTAACGATGAAAGAAGTGTGCATTTTTGGAGGAACTTTTAATCCGCCACATATTGGACATTTAATTATGGCGAATGAAGTTTATCATGCATTTCATTTTGATGAGATCCGCTTTATGCCGAATGCAAAACCGCCCCATAAAGAAGCGACTCAGCTAGCCACAGGTGAACAACGACTTCGCATGATTGAACTAGCAGTTGAACCATTCTCTTATTTCACTGTGGAAGCGCTTGAAATAAAGCGCGGTGGGGTATCCTATACGATTGATACGATGAAGGAATTGCAAACGCGAGAACCACTTACGAAATTTAGTTTTCTAATTGGTGCGGATATGATTGCCTATTTGGATAAATGGTTTGAGATAGATGAGCTTGTAAAGGGTATTCGTTTGATTGGCGTACGTCGTCCAGGATATGACGAAAAATCGAAATATCCGGTCACATTAATCGATGCACCACTAATTGATTTATCATCATCG comes from the Paenisporosarcina antarctica genome and includes:
- the yqeH gene encoding ribosome biogenesis GTPase YqeH, translating into MTTIPTCIGCGTQIQTNDLKAPGFAPQSSLEKEIIICQRCFRLKNYNELQPVSLTDDDFLRILNSLGNEQGLIVKIVDIFDFNGSWLPGLHRFVGNNPILLVANKVDLLPKSVKKHRVIKWLQQEAKKLGLKPVEVMLVSAHKGTGMVEAMEAIDRLRDGKNAYVVGCTNVGKSTFINRIIKQVTGEKEVITTSHFPGTTLDLIEIPLDDNQSLYDTPGIINHHQMAHYLDSSELKSIMPKNEIKPKIFQLNAGQTLFLGGLARFDFIQGERSSFTVHISNELNIHRTKLENADSLYAEHLGEMLAPPSTKFKDKFPSLVRHEFSIKAEKTDIVFSGLGWITVNQPNVVIAAYAPKGVEIQIRPSLI
- the yhbY gene encoding ribosome assembly RNA-binding protein YhbY: MLTGKQKRFLRSEAHHLSAIFQVGKGGVNEHLIKHIEEAIETRELIKISILQNCEDDKQEVAEQLAKGTKSELVQLIGLTIVLYKPSVNNRKIVLPTRG
- a CDS encoding nicotinate-nucleotide adenylyltransferase — its product is MKEVCIFGGTFNPPHIGHLIMANEVYHAFHFDEIRFMPNAKPPHKEATQLATGEQRLRMIELAVEPFSYFTVEALEIKRGGVSYTIDTMKELQTREPLTKFSFLIGADMIAYLDKWFEIDELVKGIRLIGVRRPGYDEKSKYPVTLIDAPLIDLSSSMLRNRLKEGKDVSLLIPESVKTYIRQEKLYE
- the aroE gene encoding shikimate dehydrogenase; the protein is MKKWYAVIGDPISHSMSPSMHSKWFSDLTIDSTYIPVQVKKEKLADAVHSLKSLGASGWNVTIPHKEAILPFLDQIDSSAQLMGAVNTVVVEENGTLTGYNTDGIGFVNSLEEAMGLNLKELPILIIGAGGAARGIAFALKEQGYVNLSCANRSFSNAQRLITDLTSGRALSLEQAEVELGDFKIIIQTTPAGMLTTNVNMPLSLKNVTSSAIVADIVYNPLLTPFLAEAKDRGARCLNGVGMFVHQGALSFQKWTNRKPDTKQTIEQVEQILGGPHVNR